Genomic segment of Magnetovibrio sp. PR-2:
CCAACGGGGGTGACGATGATCTGACGTTTGCTCAGACGGGCGATGGCGGCAAAATTTTGGGGAATGGCGGCGCGGATGACTTTTTCATCAACGAATTCACGGATGGGTGGGAGTTTTTAGGCGGATCGGATTCGTCGAATGACACGTTTACATACTCACACGCCTCTACCAACGTGACCGATTCTCTGTATGTCTACTTCGACGATGAAGAGGTCTATGTTCGCGACAGCGGATCCACCAAGCACAATAAACTTGAAATTGACAAGTACGACGACTTCACGGCGTCGAACCAAGCCGATCAAATCCATGTTTATGGCGGGTCCTACAACAAAATCTATGGCGGCACCGGTGATGACACCTTCAAAGCTGATGCGGACATGTTTACGTCCTCTAGCTTCAGCTTGTTAGATGGGGGGGCTGGCGGCGCAGATTCCTTGTCTGTCCAAGTCGCGAGCTCGACCGCTTTTGATCTTTCGGACTACGATGCAAAATTCACCAATTTCGAAACCGTGACCATCACGGGAAGCAGTGCCACGAACAGTATTAGCGTAACGGGTCAAACTTCAACGGCAACGACGTTTGTCGGCAGTAATTATGCCGATACCATGGTGGGTGGTTCTGCTGTGGATACGTTTGTCGGTGGGGCTGGCTTTGACACCTTAACCGGTAATGGTGGGGCCGATATCTTCAGCTACAGTGGTACAAGCCACGGCCAAGATACGATCACGGATTTCACCTCGGGAGCGGATAAGTTCAGTTTTGATAGCACCGCCTTTAGCGGATCGAATAACGCCGGCACGTTGGATAGCATTCACTTTGTATCGGGTTCGGGCGCTGTCGCTGCAGCTAGTAACGATTATTATATCTTCGATACCTCGACCCATATTTTGTATTACGATGCCGATGGCAACGGCACCGGCGCACAAATCGGAATCGCGGATCTTTCATCGAACGGCGGTTCCGTTGCCGCAACGGATATCGTGATGTCTGCTTAGGCCCAGACCGTTCGCTGGTTTCTGATGCGAATCCACTCTGAAAATGCATAGCTAGGCTGCACAAAACTCAAAAAAACCGAGTTTCTATAATTAGTTACACTTTGTTAGGGATTGTTCTTTATTAACGGAAGGTAACTGAATATATTGAGGCCAAGAGTGCCTCATTGGTGTGGTTAGGGTCTGTCGTGAATACCTTGAAATTGTTCAAAAGAACGCTGCTGGGCAGTGTCTTCGTTCTTGGGCTATCTGCACACGCAGAAGCCGGGCCGCTTTTGGACCAAATTACGGATTTAATGGCGACGCACGAACGTATTCGTGCGGCTGAAGCCGATGTCGCACAGGCGCGCTCCAACTTGGAAGTGTCAAAGGGGGATTACTTCCCAACTTTGAGCACCACGGCCCTTTGGGGCAGCGAGAAAATCGCCACCCGCAACAAAGGCAGCACCCAAACTGAAACATCGATGATGGCGAAAGAAGTCGATCTGACTTTGACCCAAAAGGTGTTTGATTTCGGCGTGACCGACGCCGCTGTGAACAGCTCAAAGCTCACGGTGGACCAAACCCTCGCGACATTGGAACAGACTCGTCAGGCATTGCTGCTTGAAGCGTTGAGTGCTCAACTCAACCTCGCCAGTGCCAAACGCGTCCTGGACCATCAGGAAAGTTCCGAAAGCTCCATCAAGCGTCAAACCGAACTGGAAGACGCGCGTGTGCAGCGCGGTTCCGGTTTTTCGACAGACGTCTTGCAAGCCAAAACGCAATTGGCCGGTGCCCAAGCCGCCCGCGTGCGTGCCCAAGGTGCTTTGAAGCAGGCTTTCAACCGCTATCGCGCGGTCTTCGGTTTCATCCCCGATAGTGTGGATGATTTGGAAATTCCGAATTTGGCTGGATTATCGCTGCCCCAAACGGAAGGTGAGATCGTGGATTTGGCCTTGAAAAACAATCCGCAGGTGTTGGTTCAAGCCATTGCTGCCGACATCGCGGATGCTGACGTGAGCAGCAGCTTTGCCAGCGGTTATCGTCCGGCGGTTGAGGCCATTGCCGAAACCAAGAAGAAAAAAGACGTGTCCGGCACGGCAGGGAATAAAACCGAGCATATGCTTAAGCTTGAAGCGACTTTTGACTTCAACTTTGGCTGGACCGCTTCAAACACCTTGCAGGCTGCCAAACACGGCCACTCGGCTGCGGCTAGCCGTTTGAAAGATACCCGCGACACCATCGAAGAGCAGGCCCGCAACGCTTGGCAAGCATTGGAAACGGCGATCGATAACGCTGACTTCTTGCGTAACCAAGCGAACATCGCTGGAGAATTCCTGGAATTGGCCCGTAAAGAACGCACTTTGGGCCAGCGCTCCTTGATTGACGTGCTGTCTGGCGAAACGGCTCACATCAACGCATTGGCTGCGGCGGATCGGGCGGAAACCGATGTTGCCATTGCCAAACTCACCTTGATGAATGTGATGGGCCATTTGGACACTTCCGTGATCCAGTAAGCATGCTAAAGTATGTCCCCTAAGGCGGTTTTTTCTTTTACTTAGCGGGAGTTGTCGTGCGCGAACTCTTCATCCGTTTGAAAGCTTACCCCTCCGTTACCGTTGAGTTGGCTGCGGCTTCGCTGTTCGCCAATCTGTTGGCATTGGCCTCGCCGCTGTTTGTTATTCAAGTGCTTAACCGGTATGTCGCCCATGGGGTGGATTCCACCCTGTTTACGTTGACGGCCGGCGTGTTGATTGCCATCGCCTTCGAAGTTGCCTTTCGCCAAATCCGCCTCACCATCGCAAACGCCTTGTCGCAACCCTTCGACCGCAGCAATGCCGAAGCCGCCTATGACAGCCTGACGCAAGCCCAGGCGGATGTTATGGCGAGGATGAGCGCGGGGCAAAAGCGTCAAGCCGCGGGGGCCGTTGACGCCGTTCAACAGGCTTACAGCGCGCCCAACATGGCGGCGTACTTGGATTTGCCGTTCTCTCTGGTCTTTTTGTTGGCCTTGGCTTTGTTAAGCCCGCCTTTGGCAGGGGTTGCGGTGATCTTCGTCATATTGGTAATTGTGCTGGGGTGGTTAAGCTTAGGGGCAATGAAATCTCCGACCGAAGCGTTGCAGGGCCAAATGAGCACGCGTCAGGGCCTGTTGGATTCAGCCATTATGGACGTCGACACGGTGCGTGCATTTAATGGCGCAGGTTTTTTGACCAAACGCTGGCGTCAAACACAAGACGCTTTGGCTGAAATTCGCGCCACAATTGCGACGCGCCAGGGGCGCTCTCAAAACTTCACCCAAGGAATCCAGGCACTGATGTCCACGTCCATCATTGCCACGGGGGGGATGTTGGTGGTGTCGGGAAACTTGGACGTTGGTTTGTTGATCGGAGCAAATATTTTGGCGGCCAGAACGTTGGCGCCGATTATCCGTGTCACACAAACAGCCAGCGTCATGGCCACCGCGAACACGGCCCGCACCACATTGGAAAATTTAATTAAGCTTCCGCGAGAATCTAAGCAGGGCTCGGCCCTGGGCAATTACAAAGGCGGCATGGAGTTCAAGGATGTGGCCTTCGTTTATGCGGGGCAGCCGACCCCCTTGTTTGAATCGCTCAACCTGCGATTAGAACCCGGTGCGCTGTTTGTCGTCTCGGGGACCAACGGGGCGGGGAAAACGACCTTGTCGCGCCTGCTGGCGGGTTTGTTGATCCCATCGCGCGGGCAAATTTTGGTTGATGGCGTGGATTTGGCACAGGTCGCACCGGAATGGTGGCGCCGTCAGATCATTTATTTACCGCAAGAGCCCAGCTTTTTCTCCGGCACGGTGCGAGAAAACATCTTGGCGTTCAACCCGGATTTAAGCGAGGCAGACCTCAATTCCGTTATCCGCGATGCGGGCTTGGAAAAGTTCTTCGCTGCGTCGCGCGAAGGTTTCGAAATGGCCTTGCGCGGTGGTGGCAAGAATCTCCCCGTGGGGATTCGTCGGCGATTGGCCTTGGCCCGTGCCATGGCCGTTGACGGCCGTTTGGTGATTTTGGATGAGCCATTAGAGGGCCTCGATAGTGAAGGCGCCCAGCAAATTGGACAGTTGATGAGTACCCTGTCGAAAAAAGGCTGCACGATTATTGCGTTTTCACACGATCCGAACATCATCAAAGGTGCGAAGTATATTTTGGATCTGAACTCCAAGCCTGTGCCGCGGGTGCTTCAACGCAATGAACAAAACGGCACGCCTTCCCCCACGACGAGTGCGCAACCCGCAGGGCAGGAGAGCGCTTAACATGAAAAAACCGGAATTGGACATCAGCCGCGAAACGCACTTGTTTTTGATCACCATGATTGGTGCGTTTTTCCTGTTTTTCATATGGTCGTTTGTCGGCCGCTTGGATGTGGTCAGCTTTGCCCAAGGCGAAGTCGTGCCATCGTCCCAAGTTAAAACCGTGCAGCACTTGGAAGGTGGCATCATCGCCGATATTTTGGTGCGTGAAGGCGACCGGGTGAAGGCCGGACAGCCTTTGGTCGCCTTGGAAGCCACAGCCAGCGGTGCCGACGTGCAAGAGTTGAGCGTACGCATGACGGCTCTCATCGCCGATATTGCCCGCCTGCAGGCCGAAGTGGACAATACCGAGATTGTCTTTCCCGAAGGTTTTGAAGCCGAACATTCTATCGCCGCACGTCAAGCCGTTGCCATGTATGACAACCGCAAGCGTCAGTTTGAAAACGATCTGGCGGGTCAGGTCGCTTTGATCGAACAGCGTTTGAACGAAAGCGGTGAAATTCAGGCGCGCCTGGCCAACACGCGCGAAAAGCTCACGTTGCTGCAAGAACAGGTCGCCATCAGTGAAGACTTGCTCAAAGACGACCTCACCAACCGCATGCTCCACCTGAACTTGCTCAAAGAAGTCGCAAACCTAGAAGGCATGATTTCTGAAGACACTTCGGCAGAAAAACGCCTGGCTGCGGCTATTGAGCAAGAGCGTCTGAGCAAGGAAGGTATCGAAAACCGTTTTCGGATTGAGGCGCGCCAGGAACTGGATGATAAAAAACGGTCTTTGGAAGAGTTCACTAACCGTGTGCGCAAGTTCGAAGACAGTTTCCAGCGCTCCGTCCTCACATCACCGGTCGAAGGTGTGGTGATGACCCTTCATGTTGTGACCAGGGGCGGTGTGATCCAGCCGGGTGGTGCCGTCGTTGATGTGGTGCCGATGGGAGACGCCATGGTGGTTGAGGCTCAGCTTCCCCCCCAAGACGTGGGCTACGTCCATGTGGGTCAGCCTGCGCGCGTGCAGCTGGCTTCGGCGGATGGTGGGCGCTTTGATCACTTGAACGGTACAGTGTCCCATATCAGTCCCGACACAGTCGAAACACAAGACGGCAGCACCTACTACAAGGTTCGCATCAAGACGGATCGTGATCACTTCCGCTCGGGTGGCGAAACCTATCGTTTGGTGCCCGGGGTCCAGGTGATGTGTTCCATCGTCACGGGCTCTCGCTCGGTGATGGACTATATGGCATCGCCTTTTATTGGGTCGTTCTCGACGGCGATGCAGGAACGCTAAAGCGCACTTTCCCCAAGGCCCACCAGAGCGCGATTGTCGAAAGGGCCGACACGTAACCGTCCAACGCATAGTGCCAACCCAAATGTACCGACCCGACGATGATCAGGCCGGCGTACCCCCAGGCCAGAAGGCCAAAGACACGGTGATAGGACTTTGCCAGCAGAGCCAACAAAACGACTTGCGCCACATGTAAGGACGGCATGGCCGACAAACCCTCAAATTGACCGTTGATGCCCTGGAAGGCTTGTAACAGGCTTTCTTGCAGCACAATTGCGGTCAGGGGCTCTTTGGCATGGAGCGCGTAGAGACGCTCCATCAAAGGGGCGAGGCCAAAATCATCGTCGTGGATGGCTTCGACATAACAAGGCCCTGCCGAAGCCAATGCAGCGGCAAGAAATGCGCCCAAGACAATCCACAACAAAGCATGCGCCACAATAAAACGCATGCGGCGTTCAGGGTTGGGGTCGAAATACAAGCACGCAAACGGTGCGGAGAAGATCACCACAAACCAGGTGCCGTAAACCCAGTCGATGAACGCCGTGCCCGTGTCAGAACCGAAAACTGCCCACGTGATGCGCCAAGGGTCAATGCCTCCATGAAGGGTTCTGTCCCAGGCGGCAAAAGTGCTATCCCACGAAAAGGGGTCGATAAACGGGATAATGGATTTGAACGAAACGAAGGCGGTCATGAACGGGACGAACAAAACGACAAACAGGCTTAGGCGCACGATCCGGCCGGGCTCAATCAAGGTTTTGAGCGCGCGCACCACTTGGGCGCTGAGCGGGTCTAAAGGATTGTGCCAAAACACGTTGCGCACCACCAACCAGATCGATCCGACCATGAACGTCAACGTGAAAAAGGCACCGACCCGATGAATCAGGTAAGGCACATAATGTGCGTTCACCAAGCTGTTGAAGTTGGCGTATCCGCTGAGCATGGCTGACGGCCGGTCCGTTAACGCTTGCACGGTGATTTCCGCGATGACGATGAAACTGGGGACCAAGATCAGCAGCGGTAGAAATTCCCGCATGGTGGCCCTAAGCCTCAACACATCAAAGTGCGCAAGCCATGTTTTTGAAAGGGTTGGTGTGTGTGTTTGTGGATCAGACATATCGCAGTTTGAATAAGGAATGGACGTCCGCACGTTAGCATTTCTGTGCGATTAACGACAGCTTGGTTCTCCTGCAAGAACGCGTCGGTAGACATCCCACTTGGCACCGGCAATGCCCCAGGGCTCAAACGCGCCTAAAAGCTGGTAGAGATGCTTTGGCGGCCCGTCGGAACTGTCTAAACAATAGGATTGGCGGGGAGACGCATCTGTGCGGGTGACCCGAACAAGCCAGTTGGGCGCGTCGGTGGAGATGTGGTCGAAACGGATATATTCGAATGTATGGTCTTGGTCGTGACGGTTGAGGTAATCCAGAACCATCTGGACACGGTAGGGATGATCGCTCGCGATGCGCACGGTGGAGGACGGCTCTGCGTTCAAAATCAGCGCATTCGCTTGGCTATATAGCCCGCGCCGTGTGTCTTGAAATTGAATGACGGACCACGCGTTTGCGCCGATGAAGGTTAAGAGAATGAGGCCGAACACCGCACTGGCCAGTGTGGACGCCCGGCGCAGTTCCGCCCCAACATCCGCACCAAACAGGCAGATGAACGCAAATTGCGGCAATACGTAACGGGCGAACGGAACGTCCGGTTGGTTGAGGGCTAAATAAAGTGCGGAAACCCCGCCCCATAGGGACAGATAAAGCCAAACGCGCGGGTTCGCGCGTATAAACAACCACAACAGACCGCCGACGATAAAGATCAGCAAAAGTCCGGAATGCAGCCGGGCCATGTCCGTGCCGAAACCGCCTGCGGAATAACTGACGATGTTGTCCCATGCCCCAATAAAGCAGCCCTGGTCCGGACAGAACCAGGCCCGTCCACCGAACCAATCGACGCTGGCCTTTTGTTTCATGCCGTATATGACCAAGCCGAAGATCAGGCCTAAGACACCTGCGGACGGTGCGCCGAAACGCAGGGTTTGGTGCAGCGATAAAAAAAAGCCGTTGCCTGCCTGCATGCGCCCCAAGCCGAAGGCGACGGTCATGAAAAAGACGATGGGCAGAATGGCGAAATGCGACAGGGTCCCCAGCCCCACGGCCAGGGCAAACAGCCAGCGATACGGGCTGGTTTCATGTTCGGCGCGATCGACGGCGCCAAAGGCGATGAAGCTGAACAGAACCATCAGACCGTAGCCCCGGGCTTCTGATCCAAAATGGACTAAGGGATACAGAACGGCGGCTAGCAACATGGCCGTTAACACCCGTCCAGGGCCGCCACGCGCAACCGCCCACCCGGCGGCGATGATGGATAGCGTCCCGCCCACGACCGACAACAGGCGGTACTGCCAAGGTTCGCGGTCCGGTCCCGCCAGGTAAAGATAGAGGGTGTTCAGCGGGTGATTGTTGTCGTGGATGACGGCCCAAAAGGCTTCGTGCCACGCGGACATGGTGGCGGCTAGGTTCAGGGACCAAATCTCGTCTTGCCACAAATCACCGCCGGCACTTTGCAACCGAAGGGCAAAGCCCATGAGAACGATCAGCACCGCTAAAAGAGCGTGCTTGGCCGTAAATGGGTCTTGCAGGTGTTTTGGGCGATGCGACGCCATGTGTGTCCCTTCCTCTCCACCTTCGATAGAGAAGCGGAAGGACTACGGAATTGCAAGTGTTGATAGCTTTTGCTGCGGCTTAACCGACCACATCGTCTCCAACGAACGGGTTGGTCGCGCGTTCTTCGCCGAACGTACCTGCGGGACCGTGGCCGGGAATGAACGTGATGTCGTCCCCCAGCGGCCAAAGCTTGGTGGTAATGGACGCAATCAAGTCCTGGTGGTTGGAGCGATCAAAGTCTGTGCGGCCGATGGAGCCTTTAAATAAGACATCACCAACTTGAGCGATTTTTTCGTTCTTGTGGACGAAGATAATGTGCCCCGGTGTATGGCCTGGGGTGTGGTACACGTCGAGCGTCTCAGCACCAAACGTGATTTGATCGCCTTCCGCAAGCCAGGCGTTGCCGGAGATGTTCTCCCCGTCCGTGATGCCGAACTGGGGGCCGCGCTCGGTCACGGCTGTGGTGAGGTATTCGTCGTCGTGGTGCGGGCCGATGATGGGCGCTTCGGTGTGTTCCGCCAACTTCATGGCACCACCCACATGATCGAAGTGCCCGTGGGTGAGCAAAATCTTTTCGATCTTGATGCCTAAGCCTTCCACCGCGTCTTTCAGCGCGTCGACATCCCCACCGGGATCAATGACGACGCCAACCATGGTGTCTTCGTCCCACATAACGGTGCAATTTTGTTCAAGAGGGGTCACGGGGATGACGGCGACTTTGAGGGTCATGACAGGGAAACTCCAGATATCCGAACGACGAGCAGGTCATATTAGCCACTATATAGCGGTCTTATGGCGCGGCGGCTATTGGATTTTCATGTGAACAACGCTTACAAAAATTCTTTGAGCAAGTTGTCGAGATCTTTTAGGCTAAAGGGCTTTTGCAGGACTTTGGTCCCGCCGGCTTTTTTTGCCACTTCCAGATAATCATGGGTCAGTGTGCGCCCGCTCCGACCTCTTTGGTGGTGTAGAACGGATCGAAGATGTGATCAACGGTTGTTTTGCTCATGCCGACGCCTTGGTCTTGAACGGTGAGCTTGGCATAGGGTTCGGATGCTTTGAGATCAAAGATAGGGTTGCAGACCTCAGATCCATCAACATCGGACAGAGAAATCGACATTTTTCCCTTTCCATCAATCATGGCGTCGCGGGCATTTGTCGCCAAATTCATCATGACAGAAGTCATAGCCGATTCATCAATCATGGCATCGGCGCTTATGTTCGAAAAGTTGTATTCCAAGCGAAGCGTAGAGGGCAGGGCCGGGCGGACGACGTCTAGGATGCGCTCCATCATGTCTTTAACATTGACCTGCTTGCGGTTGGGTTCGGCTTCGCGCGCGAAACTGACCAGGGGTTGCAGGACAT
This window contains:
- a CDS encoding peptidase domain-containing ABC transporter is translated as MRELFIRLKAYPSVTVELAAASLFANLLALASPLFVIQVLNRYVAHGVDSTLFTLTAGVLIAIAFEVAFRQIRLTIANALSQPFDRSNAEAAYDSLTQAQADVMARMSAGQKRQAAGAVDAVQQAYSAPNMAAYLDLPFSLVFLLALALLSPPLAGVAVIFVILVIVLGWLSLGAMKSPTEALQGQMSTRQGLLDSAIMDVDTVRAFNGAGFLTKRWRQTQDALAEIRATIATRQGRSQNFTQGIQALMSTSIIATGGMLVVSGNLDVGLLIGANILAARTLAPIIRVTQTASVMATANTARTTLENLIKLPRESKQGSALGNYKGGMEFKDVAFVYAGQPTPLFESLNLRLEPGALFVVSGTNGAGKTTLSRLLAGLLIPSRGQILVDGVDLAQVAPEWWRRQIIYLPQEPSFFSGTVRENILAFNPDLSEADLNSVIRDAGLEKFFAASREGFEMALRGGGKNLPVGIRRRLALARAMAVDGRLVILDEPLEGLDSEGAQQIGQLMSTLSKKGCTIIAFSHDPNIIKGAKYILDLNSKPVPRVLQRNEQNGTPSPTTSAQPAGQESA
- a CDS encoding phosphatase PAP2 family protein, translating into MREFLPLLILVPSFIVIAEITVQALTDRPSAMLSGYANFNSLVNAHYVPYLIHRVGAFFTLTFMVGSIWLVVRNVFWHNPLDPLSAQVVRALKTLIEPGRIVRLSLFVVLFVPFMTAFVSFKSIIPFIDPFSWDSTFAAWDRTLHGGIDPWRITWAVFGSDTGTAFIDWVYGTWFVVIFSAPFACLYFDPNPERRMRFIVAHALLWIVLGAFLAAALASAGPCYVEAIHDDDFGLAPLMERLYALHAKEPLTAIVLQESLLQAFQGINGQFEGLSAMPSLHVAQVVLLALLAKSYHRVFGLLAWGYAGLIIVGSVHLGWHYALDGYVSALSTIALWWALGKVRFSVPASPSRTTQ
- a CDS encoding MBL fold metallo-hydrolase, with the translated sequence MTLKVAVIPVTPLEQNCTVMWDEDTMVGVVIDPGGDVDALKDAVEGLGIKIEKILLTHGHFDHVGGAMKLAEHTEAPIIGPHHDDEYLTTAVTERGPQFGITDGENISGNAWLAEGDQITFGAETLDVYHTPGHTPGHIIFVHKNEKIAQVGDVLFKGSIGRTDFDRSNHQDLIASITTKLWPLGDDITFIPGHGPAGTFGEERATNPFVGDDVVG
- a CDS encoding two-component system sensor histidine kinase NtrB, with product MQAIWDEDDEFKAQANFKTLDGASIDAIITYRIPKTIEGFRSIPVSIVDITEKVQIENQLFQAQKVAAIGQLASGIAHDINNMLMPVLGLSEVIQKDLEPGSRQAKRFEKVIEAAERARDVLQPLVSFAREAEPNRKQVNVKDMMERILDVVRPALPSTLRLEYNFSNISADAMIDESAMTSVMMNLATNARDAMIDGKGKMSISLSDVDGSEVCNPIFDLKASEPYAKLTVQDQGVGMSKTTVDHIFDPFYTTKEVGAGAH
- a CDS encoding HlyD family type I secretion periplasmic adaptor subunit, whose amino-acid sequence is MKKPELDISRETHLFLITMIGAFFLFFIWSFVGRLDVVSFAQGEVVPSSQVKTVQHLEGGIIADILVREGDRVKAGQPLVALEATASGADVQELSVRMTALIADIARLQAEVDNTEIVFPEGFEAEHSIAARQAVAMYDNRKRQFENDLAGQVALIEQRLNESGEIQARLANTREKLTLLQEQVAISEDLLKDDLTNRMLHLNLLKEVANLEGMISEDTSAEKRLAAAIEQERLSKEGIENRFRIEARQELDDKKRSLEEFTNRVRKFEDSFQRSVLTSPVEGVVMTLHVVTRGGVIQPGGAVVDVVPMGDAMVVEAQLPPQDVGYVHVGQPARVQLASADGGRFDHLNGTVSHISPDTVETQDGSTYYKVRIKTDRDHFRSGGETYRLVPGVQVMCSIVTGSRSVMDYMASPFIGSFSTAMQER
- a CDS encoding TolC family protein yields the protein MNTLKLFKRTLLGSVFVLGLSAHAEAGPLLDQITDLMATHERIRAAEADVAQARSNLEVSKGDYFPTLSTTALWGSEKIATRNKGSTQTETSMMAKEVDLTLTQKVFDFGVTDAAVNSSKLTVDQTLATLEQTRQALLLEALSAQLNLASAKRVLDHQESSESSIKRQTELEDARVQRGSGFSTDVLQAKTQLAGAQAARVRAQGALKQAFNRYRAVFGFIPDSVDDLEIPNLAGLSLPQTEGEIVDLALKNNPQVLVQAIAADIADADVSSSFASGYRPAVEAIAETKKKKDVSGTAGNKTEHMLKLEATFDFNFGWTASNTLQAAKHGHSAAASRLKDTRDTIEEQARNAWQALETAIDNADFLRNQANIAGEFLELARKERTLGQRSLIDVLSGETAHINALAAADRAETDVAIAKLTLMNVMGHLDTSVIQ